A genomic stretch from Cyprinus carpio isolate SPL01 chromosome A12, ASM1834038v1, whole genome shotgun sequence includes:
- the LOC122146963 gene encoding eukaryotic elongation factor 2 kinase-like isoform X1, with amino-acid sequence MSDIICFLFSLCLQSVSFIHSNKFWYTTQWDIMAEEELMFSMEEVESPPDGPRSGCAKSGVTFQDSNADDEDDDDDDEDDLRICPITDDPISPTKGFFDYPKNAVCNQQFSNSLPKNSFTYRNKNEIEQDGHSVRFGSLTEKSRATWKHAIEKAKAMPDPWAEFHLEEIETERCTRYRYNAVTGEWAKDDIYIKVSSQVFGKGAMRECYRAKKLSNFSHSSNWKSASNYVAKRYMETVDREVYFEDVRLQMEAKLWGEEFNRHRPPKQVDIMQMCIVEMTSRPGSPLFHLEHYIEGKYTKYNSNSGFVRDDNIRLTPQAFSHFTFERSGHQLIVVDIQGVGDLYTDPQIHTEKGTDFGDGNLGVRGMALFFHSHLCNKICRSMGLTRFDLSPSEMAQLDCTNKLLQQSAKTALRGCEEQCGSPRVRTTSLGHMPVLLSRLSETFSVDESSDTDSIPCSPLSMGISAGRSPMGWSFMNEMNEAHRANTDHKDSENGGDSGYPSEKRSEGDSVEHQSQGRPFYNRHFSESDEDSVRRLTEEKWSFYHTSRSHIHRPSCVAMEVERLNTMLLERKICKSILGKVHLAMVRYHEAGRFCEKDAPWDQISAVYHLERAAMCGELEAIVALGQCYLQLPHHILPEIELEASVENSKKGFCFLLQAAEAGDRPSMILVARALDTGLNLPSDRAVDWKHAVYWYDSALKMTDYDEGGEFDGMQDEPRYLLLARLAEMYQEGGHNLDADPQRAGDLFTEAADAAMEAMKGRLANQYYMKAEEAWAMMEE; translated from the exons ATGAGTGATATTATCTGTTTCCTGTTTTCGTTATGTCTTCAATCTGTCAGCTTTATTCATTCTAACAAG TTCTGGTACACAACACAGTGGGACATCATGGCTGAGGAGGAGCTCATGTTTAGTATGGAGGAGGTGGAAAGTCCTCCGGATGGACCTAGGAGTGGGTGTGCTAAGAGTGGAGTGACTTTCCAAGATTCCAATGCAGATGATgaggacgatgatgatgatgatgaagatgacctCCGTATCTGCCCCATCACCGACGACCCCATAAGCCCAACCAAAGGCTTCTTTGACTACCCAAAGAACGCTGTTTGCAACCAGCAGTTTTCGAATTCATTGCCCAAAAACTCGTTCACATACAGG AACAAAAATGAAATCGAGCAGGATGGGCACTCTGTCAGGTTTGGCTCTTTAACTGAGAAAAGCCGG GCAACTTGGAAGCATGCTATTGAGAAAGCCAAAGCCATGCCAGATCCCTGGGCTGAGTTCCATCTGGAGGAAATCGAGACAGAGCGCTGCACTCGATACAG ATACAATGCAGTTACTGGTGAATGGGCAAAAGACGACATATATATCAAGGTTTCCTCTCAG GTGTTTGGAAAAGGAGCCATGAGGGAATGTTATAGAGC GAAGAAGTTGTCGAACTTTTCCCACAGCAGCAACTGGAAATCAGCCTCAAACTATGTGGCTAAGAGATACATGGAGACCGTGGACAGAGAGGTTTACTTTGAGGATGTGAGGTTACAAATGGAGGCTAAATTATGGGGCGAGGAGTTCAATCGCCACAGGCCTCCCAAACAG GTTGACATCATGCAGATGTGCATTGTGGAAATGACTAGTCGCCCTGGGAGCCCTTTGTTTCACCTGGAACACTACATAGAGGGAAAGTACACAAAGTACAACTCTAACTCTGGTTTTGTGAGGGACGATAACATACGGCTTACACCTCAG GCATTCAGTCATTTCACATTTGAGCGCTCTGGACACCAGCTGATAGTGGTGGACATTCAGGGTGTTGGGGACCTTTACACAGACCCTCAGATCCACACTGAGAAGGGAACTGACTTTGGAGATGGCAACCTAG gtgtgcGTGGCATGGCTCTTTTCTTCCACTCTCACCTGTGTAATAAGATCTGTAGGAGTATGGGCCTAACTCGCTTTGACCTGTCCCCTTCTGAAATGGCACAGTTGGACTGCACCAACAAATTGCTG CAGCAGTCAGCTAAGACTGCCCTCCGTGGATGTGAAGAGCAGTGTGGTTCGCCCAGGGTCCGGACGACCTCTCTCGGCCACATGCCTGTTCTTCTCTCCCGGCTCTCTGAGACCTTCTCAGTTGATGAAAGCAGTGACACAGACTCGATTCCCTGTTCTCCGCTTAGTATGGGCATCTCTGCAGGCCGATCACCCATGG GCTGGTCatttatgaatgaaatgaatgaggcACATCGAGCTAACACAGATCACAAG GACTCAGAGAATGGAGGAGACAGTGGTTACCCCAGTGAGAAACGCAGTGAAGGAGACTCAGTCGAGCATCAGAGTCAG GGACGTCCCTTCTACAACAGACATTTCTCAGAATCGGATGAAGACAGTGTTCGTCGG CTGACAGAAGAAAAATGGAGTTTTTACCATACATCTCGCTCCCACATACACAGACCCTCCTGTGTGGCAATGGAGGTAGAGAGACTTAACACTATGCTTCTCGAAAGGAAAATTTGTAAATCCATCCTAGGCAAG gtACATCTAGCCATGGTCCGCTACCACGAGGCCGGGCGTTTCTGTGAGAAGGATGCACCATGGGACCAGATATCTGCAGTGTACCATTTGGAAAGAGCTGCCATGTGCGGGGAGCTTGAGGCTATAGTTGCCCTTGGCCAATGTTATCTTCAGCTGCCACATCACATTCTACCAGAGATCGAATTAGAG GCATCTGTGGAAAACAGCAAGAAGGGTTTCTGCTTTCTGCTGCAGGCCGCTGAGGCAGGAGACAGGCCTAGTATGATTCTAGTAGCACGAGCATTGGACACGGGTTTGAACCTCCCTTCTGATAG GGCTGTGGACTGGAAACACGCTGTGTACTGGTATGACTCTGCCCTTAAGATGACGGACTATGACGAGGGGGGAGAGTTTGATGGGATGCAGGATGAGCCGCGCTACCTTCTGTTGGCACGATTGGCTGAGATGTACCAGGAGGGAGGGCACAACCTGGATGCAGACCCCCAAAGAGCAG GTGATCTTTTTACTGAGGCGGCTGATGCAGCTATGGAGGCCATGAAGGGCAGACTGGCCAATCAGTACTACATGAAGGCAGAGGAAGCATGGGCTATGATGGAAGAATGA
- the LOC122146963 gene encoding eukaryotic elongation factor 2 kinase-like isoform X2: MSDIICFLFSLCLQSVSFIHSNKFWYTTQWDIMAEEELMFSMEEVESPPDGPRSGCAKSGVTFQDSNADDEDDDDDDEDDLRICPITDDPISPTKGFFDYPKNAVCNQQFSNSLPKNSFTYRNKNEIEQDGHSVRFGSLTEKSRATWKHAIEKAKAMPDPWAEFHLEEIETERCTRYRYNAVTGEWAKDDIYIKVSSQVFGKGAMRECYRAKKLSNFSHSSNWKSASNYVAKRYMETVDREVYFEDVRLQMEAKLWGEEFNRHRPPKQVDIMQMCIVEMTSRPGSPLFHLEHYIEGKYTKYNSNSGFVRDDNIRLTPQAFSHFTFERSGHQLIVVDIQGVGDLYTDPQIHTEKGTDFGDGNLGVRGMALFFHSHLCNKICRSMGLTRFDLSPSEMAQLDCTNKLLQSAKTALRGCEEQCGSPRVRTTSLGHMPVLLSRLSETFSVDESSDTDSIPCSPLSMGISAGRSPMGWSFMNEMNEAHRANTDHKDSENGGDSGYPSEKRSEGDSVEHQSQGRPFYNRHFSESDEDSVRRLTEEKWSFYHTSRSHIHRPSCVAMEVERLNTMLLERKICKSILGKVHLAMVRYHEAGRFCEKDAPWDQISAVYHLERAAMCGELEAIVALGQCYLQLPHHILPEIELEASVENSKKGFCFLLQAAEAGDRPSMILVARALDTGLNLPSDRAVDWKHAVYWYDSALKMTDYDEGGEFDGMQDEPRYLLLARLAEMYQEGGHNLDADPQRAGDLFTEAADAAMEAMKGRLANQYYMKAEEAWAMMEE, from the exons ATGAGTGATATTATCTGTTTCCTGTTTTCGTTATGTCTTCAATCTGTCAGCTTTATTCATTCTAACAAG TTCTGGTACACAACACAGTGGGACATCATGGCTGAGGAGGAGCTCATGTTTAGTATGGAGGAGGTGGAAAGTCCTCCGGATGGACCTAGGAGTGGGTGTGCTAAGAGTGGAGTGACTTTCCAAGATTCCAATGCAGATGATgaggacgatgatgatgatgatgaagatgacctCCGTATCTGCCCCATCACCGACGACCCCATAAGCCCAACCAAAGGCTTCTTTGACTACCCAAAGAACGCTGTTTGCAACCAGCAGTTTTCGAATTCATTGCCCAAAAACTCGTTCACATACAGG AACAAAAATGAAATCGAGCAGGATGGGCACTCTGTCAGGTTTGGCTCTTTAACTGAGAAAAGCCGG GCAACTTGGAAGCATGCTATTGAGAAAGCCAAAGCCATGCCAGATCCCTGGGCTGAGTTCCATCTGGAGGAAATCGAGACAGAGCGCTGCACTCGATACAG ATACAATGCAGTTACTGGTGAATGGGCAAAAGACGACATATATATCAAGGTTTCCTCTCAG GTGTTTGGAAAAGGAGCCATGAGGGAATGTTATAGAGC GAAGAAGTTGTCGAACTTTTCCCACAGCAGCAACTGGAAATCAGCCTCAAACTATGTGGCTAAGAGATACATGGAGACCGTGGACAGAGAGGTTTACTTTGAGGATGTGAGGTTACAAATGGAGGCTAAATTATGGGGCGAGGAGTTCAATCGCCACAGGCCTCCCAAACAG GTTGACATCATGCAGATGTGCATTGTGGAAATGACTAGTCGCCCTGGGAGCCCTTTGTTTCACCTGGAACACTACATAGAGGGAAAGTACACAAAGTACAACTCTAACTCTGGTTTTGTGAGGGACGATAACATACGGCTTACACCTCAG GCATTCAGTCATTTCACATTTGAGCGCTCTGGACACCAGCTGATAGTGGTGGACATTCAGGGTGTTGGGGACCTTTACACAGACCCTCAGATCCACACTGAGAAGGGAACTGACTTTGGAGATGGCAACCTAG gtgtgcGTGGCATGGCTCTTTTCTTCCACTCTCACCTGTGTAATAAGATCTGTAGGAGTATGGGCCTAACTCGCTTTGACCTGTCCCCTTCTGAAATGGCACAGTTGGACTGCACCAACAAATTGCTG CAGTCAGCTAAGACTGCCCTCCGTGGATGTGAAGAGCAGTGTGGTTCGCCCAGGGTCCGGACGACCTCTCTCGGCCACATGCCTGTTCTTCTCTCCCGGCTCTCTGAGACCTTCTCAGTTGATGAAAGCAGTGACACAGACTCGATTCCCTGTTCTCCGCTTAGTATGGGCATCTCTGCAGGCCGATCACCCATGG GCTGGTCatttatgaatgaaatgaatgaggcACATCGAGCTAACACAGATCACAAG GACTCAGAGAATGGAGGAGACAGTGGTTACCCCAGTGAGAAACGCAGTGAAGGAGACTCAGTCGAGCATCAGAGTCAG GGACGTCCCTTCTACAACAGACATTTCTCAGAATCGGATGAAGACAGTGTTCGTCGG CTGACAGAAGAAAAATGGAGTTTTTACCATACATCTCGCTCCCACATACACAGACCCTCCTGTGTGGCAATGGAGGTAGAGAGACTTAACACTATGCTTCTCGAAAGGAAAATTTGTAAATCCATCCTAGGCAAG gtACATCTAGCCATGGTCCGCTACCACGAGGCCGGGCGTTTCTGTGAGAAGGATGCACCATGGGACCAGATATCTGCAGTGTACCATTTGGAAAGAGCTGCCATGTGCGGGGAGCTTGAGGCTATAGTTGCCCTTGGCCAATGTTATCTTCAGCTGCCACATCACATTCTACCAGAGATCGAATTAGAG GCATCTGTGGAAAACAGCAAGAAGGGTTTCTGCTTTCTGCTGCAGGCCGCTGAGGCAGGAGACAGGCCTAGTATGATTCTAGTAGCACGAGCATTGGACACGGGTTTGAACCTCCCTTCTGATAG GGCTGTGGACTGGAAACACGCTGTGTACTGGTATGACTCTGCCCTTAAGATGACGGACTATGACGAGGGGGGAGAGTTTGATGGGATGCAGGATGAGCCGCGCTACCTTCTGTTGGCACGATTGGCTGAGATGTACCAGGAGGGAGGGCACAACCTGGATGCAGACCCCCAAAGAGCAG GTGATCTTTTTACTGAGGCGGCTGATGCAGCTATGGAGGCCATGAAGGGCAGACTGGCCAATCAGTACTACATGAAGGCAGAGGAAGCATGGGCTATGATGGAAGAATGA
- the LOC122146963 gene encoding eukaryotic elongation factor 2 kinase-like isoform X4, with translation MSDIICFLFSLCLQSVSFIHSNKFWYTTQWDIMAEEELMFSMEEVESPPDGPRSGCAKSGVTFQDSNADDEDDDDDDEDDLRICPITDDPISPTKGFFDYPKNAVCNQQFSNSLPKNSFTYRATWKHAIEKAKAMPDPWAEFHLEEIETERCTRYRYNAVTGEWAKDDIYIKVSSQVFGKGAMRECYRAKKLSNFSHSSNWKSASNYVAKRYMETVDREVYFEDVRLQMEAKLWGEEFNRHRPPKQVDIMQMCIVEMTSRPGSPLFHLEHYIEGKYTKYNSNSGFVRDDNIRLTPQAFSHFTFERSGHQLIVVDIQGVGDLYTDPQIHTEKGTDFGDGNLGVRGMALFFHSHLCNKICRSMGLTRFDLSPSEMAQLDCTNKLLQQSAKTALRGCEEQCGSPRVRTTSLGHMPVLLSRLSETFSVDESSDTDSIPCSPLSMGISAGRSPMGWSFMNEMNEAHRANTDHKDSENGGDSGYPSEKRSEGDSVEHQSQGRPFYNRHFSESDEDSVRRLTEEKWSFYHTSRSHIHRPSCVAMEVERLNTMLLERKICKSILGKVHLAMVRYHEAGRFCEKDAPWDQISAVYHLERAAMCGELEAIVALGQCYLQLPHHILPEIELEASVENSKKGFCFLLQAAEAGDRPSMILVARALDTGLNLPSDRAVDWKHAVYWYDSALKMTDYDEGGEFDGMQDEPRYLLLARLAEMYQEGGHNLDADPQRAGDLFTEAADAAMEAMKGRLANQYYMKAEEAWAMMEE, from the exons ATGAGTGATATTATCTGTTTCCTGTTTTCGTTATGTCTTCAATCTGTCAGCTTTATTCATTCTAACAAG TTCTGGTACACAACACAGTGGGACATCATGGCTGAGGAGGAGCTCATGTTTAGTATGGAGGAGGTGGAAAGTCCTCCGGATGGACCTAGGAGTGGGTGTGCTAAGAGTGGAGTGACTTTCCAAGATTCCAATGCAGATGATgaggacgatgatgatgatgatgaagatgacctCCGTATCTGCCCCATCACCGACGACCCCATAAGCCCAACCAAAGGCTTCTTTGACTACCCAAAGAACGCTGTTTGCAACCAGCAGTTTTCGAATTCATTGCCCAAAAACTCGTTCACATACAGG GCAACTTGGAAGCATGCTATTGAGAAAGCCAAAGCCATGCCAGATCCCTGGGCTGAGTTCCATCTGGAGGAAATCGAGACAGAGCGCTGCACTCGATACAG ATACAATGCAGTTACTGGTGAATGGGCAAAAGACGACATATATATCAAGGTTTCCTCTCAG GTGTTTGGAAAAGGAGCCATGAGGGAATGTTATAGAGC GAAGAAGTTGTCGAACTTTTCCCACAGCAGCAACTGGAAATCAGCCTCAAACTATGTGGCTAAGAGATACATGGAGACCGTGGACAGAGAGGTTTACTTTGAGGATGTGAGGTTACAAATGGAGGCTAAATTATGGGGCGAGGAGTTCAATCGCCACAGGCCTCCCAAACAG GTTGACATCATGCAGATGTGCATTGTGGAAATGACTAGTCGCCCTGGGAGCCCTTTGTTTCACCTGGAACACTACATAGAGGGAAAGTACACAAAGTACAACTCTAACTCTGGTTTTGTGAGGGACGATAACATACGGCTTACACCTCAG GCATTCAGTCATTTCACATTTGAGCGCTCTGGACACCAGCTGATAGTGGTGGACATTCAGGGTGTTGGGGACCTTTACACAGACCCTCAGATCCACACTGAGAAGGGAACTGACTTTGGAGATGGCAACCTAG gtgtgcGTGGCATGGCTCTTTTCTTCCACTCTCACCTGTGTAATAAGATCTGTAGGAGTATGGGCCTAACTCGCTTTGACCTGTCCCCTTCTGAAATGGCACAGTTGGACTGCACCAACAAATTGCTG CAGCAGTCAGCTAAGACTGCCCTCCGTGGATGTGAAGAGCAGTGTGGTTCGCCCAGGGTCCGGACGACCTCTCTCGGCCACATGCCTGTTCTTCTCTCCCGGCTCTCTGAGACCTTCTCAGTTGATGAAAGCAGTGACACAGACTCGATTCCCTGTTCTCCGCTTAGTATGGGCATCTCTGCAGGCCGATCACCCATGG GCTGGTCatttatgaatgaaatgaatgaggcACATCGAGCTAACACAGATCACAAG GACTCAGAGAATGGAGGAGACAGTGGTTACCCCAGTGAGAAACGCAGTGAAGGAGACTCAGTCGAGCATCAGAGTCAG GGACGTCCCTTCTACAACAGACATTTCTCAGAATCGGATGAAGACAGTGTTCGTCGG CTGACAGAAGAAAAATGGAGTTTTTACCATACATCTCGCTCCCACATACACAGACCCTCCTGTGTGGCAATGGAGGTAGAGAGACTTAACACTATGCTTCTCGAAAGGAAAATTTGTAAATCCATCCTAGGCAAG gtACATCTAGCCATGGTCCGCTACCACGAGGCCGGGCGTTTCTGTGAGAAGGATGCACCATGGGACCAGATATCTGCAGTGTACCATTTGGAAAGAGCTGCCATGTGCGGGGAGCTTGAGGCTATAGTTGCCCTTGGCCAATGTTATCTTCAGCTGCCACATCACATTCTACCAGAGATCGAATTAGAG GCATCTGTGGAAAACAGCAAGAAGGGTTTCTGCTTTCTGCTGCAGGCCGCTGAGGCAGGAGACAGGCCTAGTATGATTCTAGTAGCACGAGCATTGGACACGGGTTTGAACCTCCCTTCTGATAG GGCTGTGGACTGGAAACACGCTGTGTACTGGTATGACTCTGCCCTTAAGATGACGGACTATGACGAGGGGGGAGAGTTTGATGGGATGCAGGATGAGCCGCGCTACCTTCTGTTGGCACGATTGGCTGAGATGTACCAGGAGGGAGGGCACAACCTGGATGCAGACCCCCAAAGAGCAG GTGATCTTTTTACTGAGGCGGCTGATGCAGCTATGGAGGCCATGAAGGGCAGACTGGCCAATCAGTACTACATGAAGGCAGAGGAAGCATGGGCTATGATGGAAGAATGA
- the LOC122146963 gene encoding eukaryotic elongation factor 2 kinase-like isoform X6, which yields MSDIICFLFSLCLQSVSFIHSNKFWYTTQWDIMAEEELMFSMEEVESPPDGPRSGCAKSGVTFQDSNADDEDDDDDDEDDLRICPITDDPISPTKGFFDYPKNAVCNQQFSNSLPKNSFTYRATWKHAIEKAKAMPDPWAEFHLEEIETERCTRYRYNAVTGEWAKDDIYIKVSSQVFGKGAMRECYRAKKLSNFSHSSNWKSASNYVAKRYMETVDREVYFEDVRLQMEAKLWGEEFNRHRPPKQVDIMQMCIVEMTSRPGSPLFHLEHYIEGKYTKYNSNSGFVRDDNIRLTPQAFSHFTFERSGHQLIVVDIQGVGDLYTDPQIHTEKGTDFGDGNLGVRGMALFFHSHLCNKICRSMGLTRFDLSPSEMAQLDCTNKLLQSAKTALRGCEEQCGSPRVRTTSLGHMPVLLSRLSETFSVDESSDTDSIPCSPLSMGISAGRSPMGWSFMNEMNEAHRANTDHKDSENGGDSGYPSEKRSEGDSVEHQSQLTEEKWSFYHTSRSHIHRPSCVAMEVERLNTMLLERKICKSILGKVHLAMVRYHEAGRFCEKDAPWDQISAVYHLERAAMCGELEAIVALGQCYLQLPHHILPEIELEASVENSKKGFCFLLQAAEAGDRPSMILVARALDTGLNLPSDRAVDWKHAVYWYDSALKMTDYDEGGEFDGMQDEPRYLLLARLAEMYQEGGHNLDADPQRAGDLFTEAADAAMEAMKGRLANQYYMKAEEAWAMMEE from the exons ATGAGTGATATTATCTGTTTCCTGTTTTCGTTATGTCTTCAATCTGTCAGCTTTATTCATTCTAACAAG TTCTGGTACACAACACAGTGGGACATCATGGCTGAGGAGGAGCTCATGTTTAGTATGGAGGAGGTGGAAAGTCCTCCGGATGGACCTAGGAGTGGGTGTGCTAAGAGTGGAGTGACTTTCCAAGATTCCAATGCAGATGATgaggacgatgatgatgatgatgaagatgacctCCGTATCTGCCCCATCACCGACGACCCCATAAGCCCAACCAAAGGCTTCTTTGACTACCCAAAGAACGCTGTTTGCAACCAGCAGTTTTCGAATTCATTGCCCAAAAACTCGTTCACATACAGG GCAACTTGGAAGCATGCTATTGAGAAAGCCAAAGCCATGCCAGATCCCTGGGCTGAGTTCCATCTGGAGGAAATCGAGACAGAGCGCTGCACTCGATACAG ATACAATGCAGTTACTGGTGAATGGGCAAAAGACGACATATATATCAAGGTTTCCTCTCAG GTGTTTGGAAAAGGAGCCATGAGGGAATGTTATAGAGC GAAGAAGTTGTCGAACTTTTCCCACAGCAGCAACTGGAAATCAGCCTCAAACTATGTGGCTAAGAGATACATGGAGACCGTGGACAGAGAGGTTTACTTTGAGGATGTGAGGTTACAAATGGAGGCTAAATTATGGGGCGAGGAGTTCAATCGCCACAGGCCTCCCAAACAG GTTGACATCATGCAGATGTGCATTGTGGAAATGACTAGTCGCCCTGGGAGCCCTTTGTTTCACCTGGAACACTACATAGAGGGAAAGTACACAAAGTACAACTCTAACTCTGGTTTTGTGAGGGACGATAACATACGGCTTACACCTCAG GCATTCAGTCATTTCACATTTGAGCGCTCTGGACACCAGCTGATAGTGGTGGACATTCAGGGTGTTGGGGACCTTTACACAGACCCTCAGATCCACACTGAGAAGGGAACTGACTTTGGAGATGGCAACCTAG gtgtgcGTGGCATGGCTCTTTTCTTCCACTCTCACCTGTGTAATAAGATCTGTAGGAGTATGGGCCTAACTCGCTTTGACCTGTCCCCTTCTGAAATGGCACAGTTGGACTGCACCAACAAATTGCTG CAGTCAGCTAAGACTGCCCTCCGTGGATGTGAAGAGCAGTGTGGTTCGCCCAGGGTCCGGACGACCTCTCTCGGCCACATGCCTGTTCTTCTCTCCCGGCTCTCTGAGACCTTCTCAGTTGATGAAAGCAGTGACACAGACTCGATTCCCTGTTCTCCGCTTAGTATGGGCATCTCTGCAGGCCGATCACCCATGG GCTGGTCatttatgaatgaaatgaatgaggcACATCGAGCTAACACAGATCACAAG GACTCAGAGAATGGAGGAGACAGTGGTTACCCCAGTGAGAAACGCAGTGAAGGAGACTCAGTCGAGCATCAGAGTCAG CTGACAGAAGAAAAATGGAGTTTTTACCATACATCTCGCTCCCACATACACAGACCCTCCTGTGTGGCAATGGAGGTAGAGAGACTTAACACTATGCTTCTCGAAAGGAAAATTTGTAAATCCATCCTAGGCAAG gtACATCTAGCCATGGTCCGCTACCACGAGGCCGGGCGTTTCTGTGAGAAGGATGCACCATGGGACCAGATATCTGCAGTGTACCATTTGGAAAGAGCTGCCATGTGCGGGGAGCTTGAGGCTATAGTTGCCCTTGGCCAATGTTATCTTCAGCTGCCACATCACATTCTACCAGAGATCGAATTAGAG GCATCTGTGGAAAACAGCAAGAAGGGTTTCTGCTTTCTGCTGCAGGCCGCTGAGGCAGGAGACAGGCCTAGTATGATTCTAGTAGCACGAGCATTGGACACGGGTTTGAACCTCCCTTCTGATAG GGCTGTGGACTGGAAACACGCTGTGTACTGGTATGACTCTGCCCTTAAGATGACGGACTATGACGAGGGGGGAGAGTTTGATGGGATGCAGGATGAGCCGCGCTACCTTCTGTTGGCACGATTGGCTGAGATGTACCAGGAGGGAGGGCACAACCTGGATGCAGACCCCCAAAGAGCAG GTGATCTTTTTACTGAGGCGGCTGATGCAGCTATGGAGGCCATGAAGGGCAGACTGGCCAATCAGTACTACATGAAGGCAGAGGAAGCATGGGCTATGATGGAAGAATGA